The window ttgcttctttgttttagTGTCTGTTTTGTTTTAGGGATCTGACTTTAATATATACTATGGAAAACGGATCATGCTTGATATtaccatgtatttttaaaagcactgtTTTGATTTAATACAGAATAGAAGAATATATTGTACATCTGGGATCTCAAAGAATTAAATTTGATATGACTATCTACTCTAAAatcatcatttatttttccactAATGGATTTGATAGTAAGTGAATGTGAAGAAAATTTAATGGATTATTGACATTTCTGGAATGTACTCTATCCCTCTACTCAAGGACTCTCAGAGTATCTGTGATgatagaagaataaaaatgttaagaataTTGTGATGAAAAAAGAGAGGGCAGTGAAGAATTGGGAAATTAATGCAAGTGGAAGGAAAGATTGAAAATGTCAGAGCtaatacaaataatgaaatacaGTAAATGTGTCCTAAAATTTCAATTtaggttaattttttaaacatgttcATTTCATAAAGATATATAATCCTTCAATACTGAAGCTCTAACTTGAATTGTCAAGCTCAAGTTTGGTAATATATAACTAATAATCTTTTACTTGTAGCATTATAGAGAGTACTGAATAAAATACTACTAAAAATATGCTAGAAGCCAGGTATAGAGCTGCCAGCTTTCTTCATACAGTCTTCTGATGGAAGAAAACAATCATTGTGTCTGGAATACTGTGGGTCTTTGTCTGATTGCTTCATTTGTTAACACTTGTTCTTAATTTCCCCTAGTTGGGCTATGGTTTTGTGCCATGAGGGAGATTACTGTGCAGTGACCCTTTTATGAGTCAGAAATCACTGTTACATGGATATACCCTAAACAAGACAATATTCTgtggttttagaaaaataattttagaatctaAGCAATTATTAAACACTTTGCCTAATATGAAGTTAACTTAGAAGGGAGAGAAGTCAGAAAGAAATATTCTGTATACTGAATTCAAGCTGTAGGAAGGAATTTTGAGAGGACACCTTACACTCAGTAAATATATCTAAAATTATGATTGAATTTCCAAAGTCTGACTATATGATATATTCTCCTTATCCAATGCAATTTACTTCCAAAGCCTCAAAATCAAACCAGATTCACAAGAAACATCCAaatcctttttcctctttccaaGGACTCTGAATGGCAAGCAAGAGGATAAATTTTGAGGAAAACCTAAAACTGCAATTTGGTGACATATTACCCTGCAGAATATGAAAAACCTAACAACataggtttaaaatattttacatcacatcaaaatattaaaaacttaaGAGTGATTTACatgacatttcatttttatgtataatCTGCAGAATTTAATTGAAATACAACAATGTATACAAACAGATAAGTCAATAATTCAGAAAATGCAATGAAATCATTCATTGAAAAGAACAATAATGCCATCTCAACTCTGTAGTGGTATAGTCTGTGCTGCTTTCCTGAAAACCACTTTAACATTTTTGTTCCTCATGCTATAGATGAGAGGGTTGAGTAACGGGTTCACCACAGCATAGAACAGGGCAGCCACTTTGTCTCTCTGGAGGGAATAGTTGGAGCTCAGCCTAGAATACATGAAGAACAAGTTTCTGTAGAAGAGGGTGACTGAGACCAGGTGGGAagcacaggtggagaaggccttgcGCCTCCCAGAGGCAGAGCAGATCCTCAGGATAGTCAGGAGGATGTTGAAGTAGGAGATCAGTGTGGCAAGTGTGCTGAAGAGGACTGTGAAGCCCACCACACCCAGAAGGACTTTTTCATATACCTGGAAGTCTGTGAAGGGCCTTTTTATCGGTGATGGGACATCACAGAAGAAATGGCCAATGATATTTTTACCACAGAAACTCAGGCAGAAAGTGTTGGCAGTATGGGCTATGGCATTCAAAACACCTCCTATGTAGGCCCCAGCAACAAGGCCAGTACAGAGGGACATGTTCATGGTACCTGAATAGAATAATGGGATACAAATTACCACGTGATGGTCATGACTGCTAGGAGATAGCACTCAGTGTAGGCTACAGTATAGGGAAAGAAGAACTGGGCCCCACATCCAGCCAAGGACATACATTTCACTCCTGAGACACAAATGGACAGAATTACTGAGGTATGCACCGATGCATACCAGAAACCCAGGAAAGACAGATTGCCAatgaaaaagtacatgggtgtgtgcagGCAGGAATCAATCCAGATTAAGATAACCAGGATCATGTTCCCTGGCAAGATCACTAAGTAGAGAGTCAGAAATATTCCAAATAGAATCAGCTGCAACTTGGGGTCTGCTGAGAAGCCCACCGAGATTAACTCAGTCAGGATGGTACGATTTCCCACTTCTATTTCCATGGAGCAGAAAATGTGattaaattataagaaaaaagtaATTTAGTAATTCTTCTATTTTAAGAAGTAAACAAGGGATTTGGTTATGTCAGCAATTACTGAAAGACTTCTgggtttatattatttaatatctaGAATTATAGAAATTAAGCCTGTGATGTGGGGAAACCAGTAGAATTGGATTCAAATTCTAGATGTAAAAGTAGAGCTTTTAACTTACTAACTGTTAAATACAGGTCCAATCCATTACTTTCAACAGACAATTCAGAAAAATGAAGGTCATAATGTTACTTATAACTCACTGGTGTGTCATCCTATTGAGTAAAATAGACATGCAAGAAAGCACAGCCCACTAAGTGGCACATAGTTGGCACTCACAAAATGTTAGCATCCTTGCACATGTAATTGAGAACTTTTTATGTGTCAGGTATTTTGCTGATATTGGTATAAACACCAATACAGTGCTAATGTTCCAGCTATTAttagtaaaaacagaaaaaaaatatattactcCCTATGGGCCAGTCATTATTCTGCCATATGCCTAACCTacttaatcctcccaacaaccacTTTATGTTAGGTATGAAAATGAGTCTCTTGCTATACTGGATTAAAAAGAAGCACAGAACAtggtttgttttatggttttttgttttttttttaatttaatcaagcataagtaattcatttttttttccttgtgtaaaACCCCTATGTAGAGCCCAGAGGGGACCTAGGTCCTCTGCACAGAGACTCTGGTGTGGGTCTTTACAAGATGGTCTGTGAATTCCCGAGAGGGAGACTTAGTGAACTAGGTTCCTTTGCAGAGGTTGGGGGAAAGATAGCTGCTGGTCTTGGAGATGGAACCAAGGTGGTCTTGAGGTAGTTGCCAGGAGTGTCCGTGCAGGCCCTGGCCAGATGTAACAGTGCCCAATACCACCATCAGCAGCAGTTTTTTGGGCTTGGAGGTCGAGACAATGCCAGTGCCCCTGGGGACATGGATGAGCCACACCAGCATAAAGTCCCAGTGTCCTGTCACCTTGCATGGGAGGGAGTGGGGCTTGCCGATCTTATTCCCCTAATAGTCCAGGCACACGGGTGATGGAGAGCTTGGCCAAAATGATGGCCCTGTGGATGGTGGTGGCTACCTCCTTGGGGAACTCAACTCCCAGGCAGGTGAGGCAGGTCACTGAATTGCCCGATGGCCACAAAGGCCTTGTACCTGATTCACTAACCAGTGTGGGTCTGCTATTTTACAAACTTAATTTTCAAGAACTTTGCCTTGAGGGACATGTCCAAGGTCCCAGGGCTAGTAAACCCAGAGCTGATGCTTCTACTGAAAGTTTATTAACCTAGGGTCCATGCTCTCAACAAGTAAGCCATTTTCCTCTCTTACAggtgaatgttttttttttc of the Choloepus didactylus isolate mChoDid1 chromosome 21, mChoDid1.pri, whole genome shotgun sequence genome contains:
- the LOC119518326 gene encoding LOW QUALITY PROTEIN: olfactory receptor 9G4-like (The sequence of the model RefSeq protein was modified relative to this genomic sequence to represent the inferred CDS: inserted 1 base in 1 codon), with the translated sequence MEIEVGNRTILTELISVGFSADPKLQLILFGIFLTLYLVILPGNMILVILIWIDSCLHTPMYFFIGNLSFLGFWYASVHTSVILSICVSGVKCMSLAGCGAQFFFPYTVAYTECYLLAXHDHHVVICIPLFYSGTMNMSLCTGLVAGAYIGGVLNAIAHTANTFCLSFCGKNIIGHFFCDVPSPIKRPFTDFQVYEKVLLGVVGFTVLFSTLATLISYFNILLTILRICSASGRRKAFSTCASHLVSVTLFYRNLFFMYSRLSSNYSLQRDKVAALFYAVVNPLLNPLIYSMRNKNVKVVFRKAAQTIPLQS